One region of Streptomyces rishiriensis genomic DNA includes:
- a CDS encoding cytochrome ubiquinol oxidase subunit I yields the protein MNSAIDHVLADGPAQLLPARELMAFTLGSHILLVPFGVALPAVTLLMHYRGLRRGDAVALLLARRWSAVMAVQFAIGIVTGTVLSFELGLLWPGMMGRWGDVFGLGFGVEAWAFFLEAILIAIYLYGWRRLKPWTHFWLAVPLPLAALMGAFGIVAANSWMNTPRGFTLDAAGNPVDVDVRRAIFTPMFGPEYWHFVVGVVLTAGYVVAGVYAVGWLRGRRDRYHRLGFTVPFSVAAILTPVQFLLGDSIARSVFHKQPVKFAATEIVWKTGTHVPEYMFGRLRSDGTIAGGIRIPQLDSLLAGFSTDTKVTGLSSVPAGDRPTATQATIAHWAFDIMVTVASLLLLLALWYGWCWLRRRDLPRSPWFFRCAALAGGACLLTVECGWITTEVGRQPWIVYQNMRVAEAVTDARASTLWTMLGIVVVLYVLVFGAFLTVLRRMSGRWRLADEGALAAAGTGDVEGDTPYGPRPLSPTGGGDGGPA from the coding sequence GTGAACAGCGCGATCGACCACGTTCTGGCGGACGGCCCCGCGCAACTGCTGCCGGCCCGGGAGCTGATGGCCTTCACCCTGGGCTCCCACATCCTGCTCGTGCCCTTCGGCGTGGCCCTGCCCGCCGTCACCCTCCTGATGCACTACCGCGGTCTGCGCAGGGGTGACGCCGTAGCCCTGCTGCTCGCGCGGCGCTGGTCGGCGGTCATGGCCGTCCAGTTCGCCATCGGCATCGTGACCGGCACCGTCCTCTCCTTCGAACTCGGGCTGCTGTGGCCGGGGATGATGGGCCGTTGGGGCGATGTCTTCGGCCTCGGCTTCGGGGTCGAGGCCTGGGCGTTCTTCCTCGAGGCGATCCTCATCGCCATCTACCTGTACGGCTGGCGCCGGCTGAAGCCGTGGACGCACTTCTGGCTCGCCGTGCCGCTGCCGCTGGCCGCCCTGATGGGTGCGTTCGGCATCGTGGCCGCGAACTCCTGGATGAACACCCCGCGCGGCTTCACGCTCGACGCGGCCGGCAACCCCGTGGACGTCGACGTACGGCGGGCGATCTTCACGCCGATGTTCGGCCCGGAGTACTGGCACTTCGTGGTGGGCGTGGTGCTGACCGCCGGCTATGTCGTCGCCGGGGTGTACGCGGTCGGCTGGCTGCGGGGCCGCCGGGACCGCTACCACCGGCTCGGCTTCACCGTGCCGTTCTCCGTCGCCGCGATCCTGACGCCCGTGCAGTTCCTGCTCGGGGACTCGATCGCCCGCTCCGTCTTCCACAAGCAGCCGGTGAAGTTCGCGGCCACCGAGATCGTCTGGAAGACCGGCACCCATGTGCCGGAGTACATGTTCGGACGCCTGCGGTCCGACGGAACGATCGCCGGCGGGATCAGGATCCCCCAACTGGACTCGCTCCTGGCCGGTTTCAGTACGGACACCAAGGTGACGGGCCTGTCCTCGGTCCCGGCGGGCGACCGCCCGACGGCGACCCAGGCCACGATCGCGCACTGGGCGTTCGACATCATGGTGACCGTCGCGAGCCTGCTCCTCCTGCTCGCGCTCTGGTACGGCTGGTGCTGGCTCCGCCGCCGTGACCTGCCCCGGTCACCGTGGTTCTTCCGCTGCGCGGCGCTGGCCGGCGGAGCCTGTCTGCTGACCGTGGAATGCGGCTGGATCACCACCGAGGTGGGCCGGCAGCCCTGGATCGTCTACCAGAACATGAGGGTCGCGGAGGCGGTGACGGACGCGCGCGCCTCGACCCTGTGGACGATGCTCGGCATCGTCGTGGTGCTGTACGTCCTCGTGTTCGGCGCCTTCCTGACCGTCCTGCGGAGGATGAGCGGACGGTGGCGGCTGGCCGACGAGGGCGCTCTCGCGGCGGCCGGCACCGGGGACGTCGAGGGCGACACCCCCTACGGGCCGCGGCCGTTGTCCCCGACCGGCGGCGGGGACGGGGGCCCCGCATGA
- a CDS encoding cytochrome d ubiquinol oxidase subunit II — protein MTEDAVAWVLLAAVTAYACAGGTDYGAGFWDLLAGGAERGRRPRWLIDHAMEPVWETNNVWLVFILVIMWTGFPVLFQTVFTAMWLPLALAAVGLVLRGAGFALRKPTRRLAGRRVYGAAFAVSSLLTPFFLGAAVGGLATGRVAPGTKASAEAWSNGTSVIAGLLTVAATAFLGAVFLTADARRFDAADLVGYFRLRAWCSLGALAVLAVVGLVVTRDDARYVHDGLTSGTGLALVLIAVAGALATAGLLYRTATGWARITAVGSVALTVVAWGLAQRPYLIPTSLTVSEAAGATTTLRWLLLVTAVAVVLVGPPLVLLYRLDTAGVLQPLTEADLRRTAAGREPENP, from the coding sequence ATGACCGAGGACGCCGTCGCCTGGGTGCTGCTGGCCGCGGTCACCGCCTACGCCTGCGCCGGCGGCACGGACTACGGCGCCGGATTCTGGGACCTGCTCGCGGGCGGCGCCGAGCGGGGCAGGCGTCCGAGGTGGCTCATCGACCACGCCATGGAACCGGTGTGGGAGACCAACAACGTCTGGCTCGTCTTCATCCTGGTCATCATGTGGACCGGCTTCCCGGTCCTGTTCCAGACGGTCTTCACGGCCATGTGGCTGCCGCTGGCACTGGCGGCCGTGGGACTCGTCCTGCGCGGCGCCGGGTTCGCCCTGCGCAAGCCCACCCGGCGCCTCGCCGGGCGCAGGGTCTACGGCGCCGCCTTCGCCGTCTCCTCGCTGCTGACGCCGTTCTTCCTCGGAGCGGCGGTCGGCGGGCTGGCCACCGGCCGGGTCGCGCCCGGCACGAAGGCGTCGGCCGAGGCGTGGTCCAACGGCACGTCCGTGATCGCCGGCCTGCTGACCGTCGCCGCGACCGCCTTTCTCGGGGCGGTGTTCCTCACCGCCGACGCCCGCCGTTTCGACGCCGCCGACCTGGTCGGATACTTCCGGCTGCGGGCCTGGTGCAGCCTGGGCGCCCTCGCCGTCCTGGCGGTCGTGGGCCTGGTCGTGACCCGCGACGACGCGCGCTACGTCCACGACGGGCTGACCAGCGGGACCGGCCTCGCTCTCGTCCTGATCGCGGTCGCCGGCGCGCTGGCCACCGCCGGGCTGCTGTACCGCACGGCCACGGGATGGGCGAGGATCACCGCCGTCGGCAGCGTGGCCCTCACCGTCGTGGCCTGGGGGCTGGCCCAGCGGCCCTATCTCATCCCCACCTCGCTGACCGTGTCCGAGGCGGCCGGCGCGACGACGACGCTGCGCTGGCTGCTGCTGGTCACGGCCGTCGCCGTGGTGCTCGTCGGACCGCCCCTCGTCCTGCTCTACCGGCTGGACACCGCCGGGGTCCTCCAGCCCCTCACCGAGGCGGACCTGCGGCGGACGGCGGCCGGACGGGAGCCCGAGAACCCGTGA
- a CDS encoding gluconokinase — MTGGGEPVRGAGQGPPVVLVVGVSGSGKSTVGRAVAERLGVTFVEGDDFHSTAGVAKMTAGHALDDADRAPWLRALADRIRRSAEAGEGLVVACSALKRAYRDELRTASGARLWCLYLALDRDTARDRVARRTGHFMPAGLVDSQFAALEPLEPDEPGLTVDATAALAAAVARVGAAVASLGRSTGR; from the coding sequence GTGACCGGCGGCGGCGAGCCGGTGCGCGGAGCCGGGCAGGGGCCCCCGGTCGTCCTGGTCGTCGGCGTGTCGGGTTCCGGGAAGTCCACCGTGGGCCGGGCCGTCGCCGAGCGGCTCGGAGTGACGTTCGTCGAGGGCGACGACTTCCACAGCACCGCCGGCGTCGCCAAGATGACCGCGGGCCACGCCCTCGACGACGCGGACCGCGCGCCCTGGCTGCGTGCCCTGGCCGACCGCATCCGGCGCTCCGCCGAGGCGGGGGAGGGGCTGGTCGTCGCCTGCTCGGCCCTCAAGCGGGCGTACCGGGACGAACTCCGGACGGCCTCGGGTGCCCGGCTCTGGTGCCTCTACCTCGCCCTGGACCGGGACACCGCACGCGACCGCGTGGCCCGGCGCACCGGTCACTTCATGCCGGCCGGGCTGGTCGACTCGCAGTTCGCGGCGCTGGAGCCCCTGGAACCGGACGAGCCGGGCCTGACCGTGGACGCCACGGCCGCCCTTGCGGCCGCTGTCGCCCGGGTGGGGGCCGCCGTCGCCTCGCTCGGGCGGTCCACGGGCCGCTGA
- a CDS encoding cation:proton antiporter, producing MTEDEVFLGLGLIVVLAVGSQVLANRLRVPALIVLLPVGFTAGALTDDVDPERLLGSTFSPLVSLAVAVILYDAGLGLDLGGFRGHTRRVVVRLIWFGALVTGAAAALVAMPLLGMSQGAAVMLGAILVVSGPTVVGPLLAFVRPTERLRRILVWEGSLIDPVGGILGALVFHAVTAGGPGGFGSRVGSFAVSTAVGVAGGIVGAAVLTVALRGFRLGEVLATTVQLAAVIGVAAACDIVRDDTGLIAAVLMGLAVANLPGGGATARRPFFETLVNLVIGLLFISISATVSPQSLRHVLLPTLGLVAVLVFAARPLVAAVSAWRTDLTAGERGFLGWMAPRGIVAAATASTFSATLVDRGVGGAAKILPATFVVIVATVTLYGLSAAPVAGRLGVVRPARSRPLLVGGDPWVVDLGRALRSAGLDVVMWAGREAERDSIRGAGIELAPGELFAAATGEGAELEGLTGVLLLTGEDDFNALAATRLQGSVEGTVHRLRPPAENQGVITPYAGGEVLFDPDLTGPELARRHARGARVVTHRFDGALPPGHRMLFLVRGDGRLLAVTRAAGPTPRPGDVAVLLSA from the coding sequence GTGACAGAAGACGAGGTGTTCCTCGGCCTCGGCCTGATCGTCGTGCTGGCCGTCGGCTCCCAGGTGCTGGCGAACCGTCTGCGTGTCCCCGCGCTGATCGTTCTGCTGCCCGTCGGCTTCACCGCGGGCGCGCTGACCGACGACGTCGACCCCGAGCGGCTTCTGGGCAGCACCTTCTCCCCGCTGGTCTCGCTGGCCGTCGCGGTGATCCTCTACGACGCCGGACTCGGCCTGGACCTGGGCGGGTTCAGGGGCCACACCCGCCGGGTCGTGGTGCGGCTGATCTGGTTCGGCGCGCTGGTCACCGGCGCTGCGGCGGCCCTCGTGGCCATGCCGCTGCTCGGGATGTCACAGGGCGCGGCGGTGATGCTCGGAGCGATCCTCGTGGTGTCCGGACCGACGGTCGTCGGCCCGTTGCTCGCCTTCGTCCGCCCCACGGAACGACTGCGGCGGATCCTCGTCTGGGAGGGGTCGCTGATCGATCCCGTGGGCGGCATCCTGGGGGCGCTGGTCTTCCACGCCGTCACGGCCGGCGGCCCCGGCGGCTTCGGCAGCCGGGTCGGTTCCTTCGCCGTCAGCACGGCGGTGGGGGTGGCCGGAGGCATCGTCGGAGCGGCTGTCCTGACGGTGGCGCTGCGCGGGTTCCGGCTCGGGGAGGTACTCGCCACCACGGTGCAGCTCGCCGCGGTGATCGGCGTGGCGGCCGCCTGTGACATCGTCCGGGACGACACAGGGCTCATCGCCGCCGTCCTGATGGGGCTGGCGGTGGCGAATCTGCCCGGCGGGGGCGCCACCGCCCGGCGGCCGTTCTTCGAGACCCTCGTGAATCTGGTCATCGGACTGCTGTTCATCTCCATCTCGGCCACCGTCAGCCCCCAGTCCCTGCGGCACGTGCTGCTGCCGACGCTGGGGCTCGTGGCGGTCCTGGTGTTCGCGGCCCGCCCCCTGGTCGCGGCCGTGTCGGCATGGCGAACCGATCTGACGGCCGGGGAACGGGGTTTCCTCGGGTGGATGGCCCCGCGCGGAATCGTGGCCGCGGCCACCGCCTCGACGTTCTCGGCGACGCTGGTCGACCGGGGCGTCGGTGGCGCCGCGAAGATCCTGCCGGCCACGTTCGTGGTGATCGTCGCCACCGTCACCCTGTACGGGCTGAGCGCGGCGCCGGTGGCCGGGCGGCTGGGTGTGGTGCGCCCGGCGCGTTCGCGGCCGCTGCTCGTGGGCGGCGATCCCTGGGTGGTCGATCTGGGACGGGCCCTGCGGTCGGCCGGGCTGGACGTGGTGATGTGGGCCGGGCGGGAGGCGGAACGGGACAGCATCCGGGGCGCCGGCATCGAACTCGCCCCGGGAGAGCTGTTCGCCGCGGCCACGGGCGAGGGCGCCGAACTCGAGGGCCTCACCGGAGTCCTGCTCCTGACCGGCGAGGACGACTTCAACGCCCTGGCGGCCACGCGCCTCCAGGGCAGCGTCGAGGGGACGGTCCACCGGTTGCGGCCGCCCGCGGAGAACCAGGGTGTCATCACGCCCTACGCGGGCGGCGAGGTGCTCTTCGATCCGGACCTGACCGGACCCGAACTGGCCCGTCGGCACGCCCGCGGTGCCCGGGTCGTGACGCATCGCTTCGACGGCGCCCTTCCGCCCGGACACCGGATGCTGTTCCTGGTGCGGGGTGACGGACGCCTCCTCGCCGTCACCCGTGCCGCCGGTCCGACGCCGCGGCCGGGAGACGTCGCCGTACTCCTGAGCGCCTGA
- a CDS encoding DUF6325 family protein codes for MGPIDYVVVEFPGNRMTGEGFPLLVDLVDRGLIRILDLLFVRKDEDGSVVGLEIADLTGDGALDLAVFEGASSGLLGQDDIEEAGGALSPGNSAAILVYENLWAAPFATALRRGGAQLVASGRIPVPAVLAALDETDDARPPTP; via the coding sequence ATGGGACCGATCGACTACGTCGTGGTCGAGTTCCCCGGAAACCGCATGACCGGTGAGGGCTTTCCGCTGCTGGTCGATCTGGTGGACCGCGGCCTCATCCGGATCCTCGATCTGCTGTTCGTCCGCAAGGACGAGGACGGATCCGTGGTCGGCCTGGAGATCGCCGACCTCACCGGCGACGGCGCTCTGGACCTGGCCGTCTTCGAGGGCGCCTCCTCGGGTCTGCTGGGCCAGGACGACATCGAGGAGGCCGGCGGCGCGCTGAGCCCCGGCAACTCCGCGGCGATCCTGGTGTACGAGAACCTGTGGGCCGCGCCCTTCGCCACCGCCCTGCGACGCGGTGGCGCGCAGCTGGTCGCCTCCGGACGGATCCCGGTACCGGCCGTACTGGCCGCGCTGGACGAGACGGACGACGCCCGGCCGCCGACACCGTAG
- a CDS encoding cyclase family protein — translation MRTTGELSEADFRRLYRRLRDTSPGGAARRGALDTITGEHVRAAVREVRSGRTVSLASPVNTRTAPDDPEPAEHRLTSPVGGRPRGSGLEFARDRFAMNVHGDVDSHLDALCHVVYDGTLHGGVPAGDVLSPKGASALSVDLARDGIVGRGVLLDIPRLHGVPWLEPGAQVAAEDLAAAEERQGVRVGRGDILLVRVGHRLRREELGPWDVAGARAGLHPTAMEFLAEREAAVLGGDGNNDSAPSAVHGVAFPVHVLGIHAMGLHLLDYLRFEDLAPLCAREGRWSFLCVIAPLRLPAATGSPVNPLAIL, via the coding sequence ATGCGGACGACCGGCGAGCTGAGCGAGGCGGACTTCCGGCGTCTGTACCGGCGCCTGCGCGACACCTCCCCCGGCGGCGCCGCCCGCCGGGGCGCCCTGGACACGATCACCGGGGAACACGTTCGGGCCGCCGTGCGCGAGGTGCGGTCGGGGCGCACGGTGTCGCTCGCCTCTCCCGTGAACACCCGTACCGCACCCGACGACCCCGAACCGGCCGAACACCGCCTCACCTCTCCGGTGGGTGGCCGCCCCCGGGGGAGCGGCCTGGAGTTCGCCCGCGACCGCTTCGCCATGAACGTCCACGGCGACGTGGACAGCCACCTCGACGCCCTGTGCCACGTCGTCTACGACGGCACTCTGCACGGCGGGGTGCCGGCGGGGGACGTGCTGTCGCCGAAGGGAGCGAGCGCCCTGTCCGTCGACCTCGCCCGCGACGGCATCGTCGGACGCGGGGTGCTCCTCGACATCCCCCGGCTGCACGGCGTCCCCTGGCTCGAGCCAGGAGCGCAGGTGGCGGCCGAGGACCTCGCCGCCGCCGAAGAACGGCAGGGGGTCCGGGTCGGCCGCGGCGACATCCTGCTCGTACGGGTAGGACACCGCCTGCGCCGCGAGGAGCTCGGCCCCTGGGACGTGGCCGGCGCCCGTGCCGGACTCCATCCGACGGCCATGGAGTTCCTGGCCGAGCGGGAGGCGGCCGTGCTCGGCGGCGACGGCAACAACGACAGCGCGCCCAGCGCGGTCCACGGGGTCGCGTTCCCGGTCCACGTGCTGGGCATCCACGCCATGGGACTGCACCTGCTGGACTATCTGCGCTTCGAGGACCTCGCGCCCCTCTGCGCGCGGGAGGGCCGCTGGTCGTTCCTCTGCGTC